Within the Dolichospermum compactum NIES-806 genome, the region AAATAGTGGGTTATCTGTTGCTAACCCACTCAAGATATTACTATAGCAGTATGCACTTGAATGAGATACAACATAAGCCCCCTCCTAGCTTGCGGGGAGGGGGTTGGGGTTGGGGTTTTTGTATCTCACTCAAGCGAGAATCGCTATATCATTATACAATTAATAATACTTGAAAATGAATGAATATATCTCAATAAACAGCACAGAAGTGAAAGCAAAAGCCAAAGAATTGGGATTTCAGGAAGTAGGGATTGCTGCTGCCGGTGATTTAGAGACGACAGAAACAGAAAAATTGCACGCTTGGTTAAAAATGGGTTATCACGCTGACATGGAATGGATGAAAAACCCCAAGCGTGAGGATATTAGTTTAGTGATGCCAGAAGTGCGATCGCTCATATCTGTAGCACTGAATTATTATACCCCCCATCAACGTCCGTCAGGAGAGGAATATGGCAAAATTTCCCGTTATGCCTGGGGACGAGATTATCATAAAGTTATGCACAAAAAGCTCAAAGAATTAGCTACTTGGCTAGAATCCCTGGGCGAAAATGTCAAAACCCGTTATTATGCAGATACAGGCCCAGTCCAAGATAAAGTTTGGGCGCAAAAAGCCGGCATTGGTTGGATTGCTAAAAACGGGAATGTGATTACCAGAAAATATGGTTCTTGGGTGTTCTTGGCAGAAATACTAACCAATCTGGAGCTAGAAAGCGATCGCCCATCCACCCAACATTGTGGCACTTGTACTCGTTGTCTGCAAGCCTGTCCGACAGGTGCAATTACCGCACCCTTTATCGTAGATGCTAATCGCTGCATTGCCTATCATACCATTGAAAACCGCGCCGAAGAACTCCCTGCAAACATCACACCCCATTTACAAGGATGGATAGCAGGTTGCGATATTTGTCAAGATATTTGTCCTTGGAATCAGCGATTTGCTCAAACAACTAATGTCAATGATTTTCAACCATATCCTGGGAATTTAGCCCCAAAGCTGGTAGAATTAGCCCAAATATCAAACGAGGAGTGGGATAGAAGATTCACAGCATCAGCCTTGCGACGTATTAAACCAGAAATGTTACGGCGTAATGCTCGCGCTAATCTTGACAAATCCAGGCATAATAATGACCCAGAAAGTAATAATTTTTGATTTCGATGGGACGATTGCTGATACAGTAGATGCTCTTGTAACTATTGCCAATCGTTTAGCCTTGGAATTTGGATATGTGCCGATTAATTCGCAAGAACTAGTCCTATTGAGAAATTTAACAGCCAGAGAAATTATTAAATATTCTGGTGTTTCCCTCTTCAAAATTCCTTTTATGGTTAAAAAAGTAAAAGGAGAATTAAAACATAAAATCCCAGAATTAAAACCTATTGAGGGAATTAATACCGCATTAATAGAATTCCACAATCAAGGTTATCACCTGGGAATTATTACCTCTAACTCTCAAGAAAACGTCAATCAATTTCTCAAATGTCATAACTTAGATTATTTGTTTGACTTTATTTATTCAGGAGTAACTATTTTTGGTAAAACCACAATTATTAATAATGTGTTACGACAAAAAAACTTCAAACCAGAAGCAGTAATTTATGTCGGTGATGAAACTAGAGACATAGAATCTGCTAAAAAAGCTAATATCAAAGTAATTGCCGTTAGTTGGGGTTTTAATTCTGCCGAAGCCCTCAGCCAACAAAACCCAGATTTTTTAATTCATCATCCTAGTGAATTATTGGCTGTAATGAAAAGCTGTTAAGAGGATATTTGAAAAGTTTTGGGCGATTAGGAGGCATCTTTCTAATCGCCAGGGCTAGTTTTTCAAACACCCTCTAAAAGGATATTTTTAGAGAATATTAATGTCTCTAATCTTTCATTAAATACAACATAGTGCAGGTTGCAGGAGGTACAAAGTTGAAATCAACACTTAAACATTATTTATGCTTTTATTCTTGACTCCTGACTCCTGACTCTATTCCTCTAACTCAATCTCTTCTTCCTCCTCAATATCATGGGGTTGCACTACAGAATTAGCAGAAACTACAGCCCCCTTATCGAGTTTTTCCAGAACCTGTTCTTTCACTTTGGCAGCAAATTCTGGTTTTTCTTCTAAATACTTAATCGCATTATCTCTACCTTGGGAAATGTTTTCACCACTGTAGCTATACCAAGCACCTTTGCGGAGAAGAACACCAGTTTCTTCAGCTATGTCTACTAAACAACCAATGGTAGAAACACCCTTACCAAAGATAATGTCAAATTCGGCAATTCTAAAAGGTGGTGCAACTTTATTTTTAGCTACTTTGACTTTGACACGGTTGCCAAATTCATCAGTTCCTTTTTTCAGAGTTTGAATTCTGCGAATATCCAAACGCACAGAAGCGTAAAATTTCAGCGCATTACCACCCGTTGTCGTTTCAGGACTACCATAGGTGACACCGATTTTTTGCCGTAACTGGTTAATGAATAGAACTGTGCATCCAGATTTACCAATATTACCAGTTATTTTCCGGAGAGCTTGGCTCATTAACCGAGCTTGTAAACCTACGTGAATATCCCCCATATCCCCTTCAATTTCAGCACGGGGGACTAAAGCCGCAACGGAGTCAATGACAACAATATCAACAGCCGCCGAACGCACAAGTTGATCAACTATTTCTAATGCTGATTCACCATTGTCTGGTTGAGAAACAAGTAAGTTGTCAATATCTACACCCAATGCAGCAGCATAGGTAGGGTCTAAGGCGTGTTCAGCGTCCACAAAAGCCGCTATACCACCATTTCTTTGCACTTCTGCGAGGGCATGGAGAGCAATAGTAGTTTTACCAGAACTTTCTGGTCCGTAGATTTCGATTACCCGTCCTTTGGGTAAACCACCACCCAAGGCTAAATCTAGGGTGAGCGCCCCGGTGGATATTGTTTCTACCTTCATCCGGGTGGCATCACCTAAGCGCATAATTGCTCCTTTGCCGAAGCTGCGCTCAATTTGTCCAAGTACGATATTTAACGCTTTTTGCTTGCCAGAAGTCTCAGTATTAGCTGCCATTCTTGCCTCTAAGTATAGGATTTTCCAAAATTGCTGGGACGGGAGTTTTAATAGAACGGATATACTATCCTAACCGGAAAGTGTGCCAATTAGGAATGTTTACAAAATTATGTTTGCCAAGATCCTAAGGCGATCGCTGAGAAATTATAGCATTTTAGATTTAAGATTGTGAAAGACTGACTGTATCGGCTGTCTACCTATCGCCATCGGTAAAGCCAACTGGTATAATTTTCACAATTGATAGCAGCAGTCTGAGCATAAATCAGTATGGAACGAGTCATCAAAAGCGGTGCTGGTTGGCGCATAGGCTGGAATCCAGATGCACCAGAATTTAAAGGACTAGTCGGGACTCAAGATTGGGCGTTAGAACTAACTGAAGCAGAATTAACCGAATTTTGTCGTTTATTTAATCAGCTTGCAGATACCATGAAGCATCTAGCTACAGAGCTAATGGACGAGGAAAAAATTGCCTGTGAAGCCGAAAGTGATTTATTATGGATGGAGGTGGAAGGTTATGCTCATGCCTACAATCTGCGCTTCATCCTCAACACAGGACGAGGAGCAGAAGGTAAATGGGAAGCTTCCGCCGTAGCTGAATTGTTGCCAGCCATCAGAATGCTAAAAGTTTTTTGAAAAACCCCTTGCTATTTTTCTTGACCTTGTGATATACTCGCAAGAGTGACTTAATTAATTTTAGATTCACACATTTGGCATCATCACCACATCAAAAGTCTAAAATCTCAAGTTCATATTTCCGGGACGTAGCGCAGCTTGGTAGCGCGCCACTTTGGGGTAGTGGAGGTCTAGGGTTCAAATCCCTACGTTCCGATTTACGGAAACTTTAATTGCGGCATATTCTTCTAGCTTTAAGTATATGTCTGAGTCTTTTATTAAGATACTGCTTTTGATGGCTGTACGTTTTTCTAGACGTGGGGATACTTTAAGTACAGGCTGTTTCATGCAAGCTTTGACTAATCAAAACTGATGGCTATTTATGTCTGATTTCAACTGGAAATTTTTAAGAGTAGTTTTATCTTGGCAAGGTTTATTTACTGTAATTATTACTAATTGCTTATTGATTCTCAACCTAGCTATAAAACCCACCATTGCTCAGAACGGACAGGATTGTTGGCTATCATCAAAAGCAACTCAAGAAAAAGAAAACTTACGTTTATTAGCTCTTAAAGGCAATAAAGAAGCAGAAAATCGCTATCAGAAATTACTCAAACAGCATACACAAGAATTAAAAACCTGTCGTAGTCAGACTTGGCCGCAAACTCAAGCTATTTGGTTGCGCCTGTATCCCTGTGATATTGAGCCGGGAGCAGTTGATCAAATTATGGATCGAATTGTCAACCAAGGCTATAACCAAGTTTATTTAGAAGTATTTTATGATGGAAGGGTACTATTACCCGCCGCAACTAACTCTACAGTTTGGCCTGCTGTAGTTCGCCTTCCTGGTGCAGAAAAATTCGATTTATTGGCATTAGCAATTAAAAAAGGGCAACAACGGGGGTTAAAAGTTTATGCTTGGATGTTTACGACTAACTTTGGTTACACCTATGCTCAACGTACAGATAGACAAAGTGCGATCGCTCGTAATGGCAAAAATCAAACCAGCTTATCCGTAGTAGAAGATAGTTCCCAAGTCTTCATTGATCCCTACAACACCCAAGCAAAAACCGATTACTACCGCATGGTGCAACAGGTTATCCGCCGTCGTCCAGATGGTATTCTCTTCGATTATGTTCGTTATCCTCGTCAGACTGGCATTGACTCCATTGCTACCAAAGTTCATGACCTCTGGCTATTTACTCCAGCCACCCAAGAAGTCCTATTTAGTCGCGCCAAAAATGCCAAAGGGTTAGAATTAATTCGCCGTTTTCTCACCAGAGGATATGTCAGCGCCGGCGATATAGCAGAAATTGATAAACGCTATCCTCAAGAAGATGAACCCTTATGGGAAGGGCGTATTCCCGCAAGAAAGCAGAAATCTTTACCTTCTCCAGAGGAAAAACAGCGGGTTTTGCAATTGGATTTGTGGTTACTTTCCGTTGCTCACGCTATGCAAGGTATCGTAGATTTTATAACTTTAGCAAGTTACCCAGCCAAACAACAAGGTATTCCTGCGGGAGCAGTGTTTTTTCCCGAAGGTAATCAAGCTTTAGGACAAGGTTACGATTCCCGCTTGCAACCTTGGGATAAATTCCCCAGTACCCTAGAATGGCATCCCATGTCCTATGCAAATTGCGGGAATGCTAGTTGCATTGTCGCGCAAGTTCAACAAGTTTTAAAAATGGCACAACCAGGCACAAAAGTCATTCCGGCCTTAGCTGGGAAGTGGGGAGAATCAATTAGCAATCGTCCCCCTTTAGAAGTACAAATGCAAGCCCTCCGTCAATTATCTCCTCAAATTAAGGGTGTTAGCCATTTTGCTTATTCTTGGCAACATCCTGAACATGACGGAGAACGGAAATCTTGCAATGTTAGGTAAAAAAGCTATTGCATGGAATCAACATACTTATCTAATGTAGTAGCTAATGTAGTTTTAGGAACAGCACCAACAACTGTTTTAATTTGTCGTCCCCCCTTAAATATCATCAAAGTGGGAATACTGCGAATCCCATAATGACTAGCAACAGTAGGATTTTGATCAGCATTCAACTTTACCACTTTTACCTGTCCCTCGTATTCCGCAGCCACTTCTTCCACTACAGGAGACAGCATTTTACAAGGACCACACCAAGGGGCCCAAAAATCAACTAAAACAGGAGTCTGACTTTCTAGAACTTCTTGCTTAAATGTAGCTTCAGTGACATTGGTAATAGATGACATAAATTGTTTGCCTAGATTTCAATCAATAACTTAATAATATCAAATAAATGAGGAGAGCAGGAAAACCAAATTATCTGCGTTTATCTGCGTCTATTTTATGCCATCTGTGGTTAATTATTCCCCATTATACCTCACTTACATCGAAATTTCTCTACTTTCTTAAAATGTTAATTTACCTCTAAATTAGGAGAATTTTTATCAGCACCGCAATGATGACAATAAGGTAATTCTTTATAGGTTAAATTATGACAATTATGGCATTCGACATATTGATAGTAACCGCAGTGGGGACAGTGGCTATCTTGAGGACGAATTTTTTTAGCACACCGAATACAGCGTGATTTTTGAATTCTGTTAGCAGCTTGAATTTTATGATTAAAGACAACGGTTTGGAAGAATTTAATCATGCCAAAACCAAGCAAGGGAATTAGCAAAATATAAACATAACTAATTAGGAAAACTAGCCCACCAAACAGAAAACTAATAATATCAAAGAAGAATTGAAATATTATACCAATTTGTAAAAATTGAAATACTTTCAGAACTAGGGGAATGATAAATATAACTAGCAAATGCCAGCTAATTAACGCTATTAGTCCATATCTTTTGCGTTGACTGAAGTTGTTAACTAATAATGCAATGAGAATGAGCGGTAATAAAAAGATAGCTTGAAAAAATAATTGAATACTAGGATACCAAAAGGAAGCATCTTTATAGCCTTTTTTAACTTCATTAAATTTAGTTTCATCTTTGACAAAAGACAGAAAATTAACACTTTCAGGTTTTGTCAGCAGTTGATTTTGCAGATTAGCAATTTCCTGTTTTAAGTTGGCAATTTTCTCGATATTTTGTGTTAATTCCTGTTTAGCTTTTTCAGCACGAACCTGATTAATGGAATTACCTGAAGACTGTCCAGCAATTTTTTCTAATAAGGTTGAATCATATTGCTGACGAATGGTAGCGTTTGCTTGTTCAAGACGACTAATTTTATCTTGTGTCTGATTTATTGTGGTAAGAATTTTCTGATTTTGCGGATTATTCAGTTTATCTTTAGATTCACCATAGTTCAAACATATTTCTGAAACCTTACCCAAATGTCCGACTTCTACATCTTGATATGTTTGCCGAATTCTTTGCTCATTGCTACCATAAGGTAATGAACTCCTCAGAAATTCATAATCTTTATTTTTGGTAGTTTGGGTTTTGTAAATATCCCATTCAGAATAACATGGATAAGCTTGAGTCGGGCTAAGATGCCATTCACTAATATTATTTAAACCCGTAAAAACATTAATTAAAATAAAAATATCAACTAAAATAATGACAACTAAACTCACTTTATTGAGTGGTTCGTTGTTTACCGTTCGAGAGTTATTAAAAAACCGATTTGAAAGCCGGCGGATTCTGGTAAACATATAACTGTATGTACTTAAGTTGATGTACTATCAAGAAACACAACCTGATTACGGATGTTACTGAAATTAATTTACCATTCTCTTATGACTTTAGTGGTTTTTTTGTTAAGTTTTATATAGTTATGTAGTGTTGTCCAGTCCATATTGGTTTAAATTTGCTCTACTGTGACAAAGTATATAATTTTATTATTCCCGATCAAGAGGCAAAAATTCCATCTCTCAAACTCTTCCTCTCTTCGCCTCTGCGTCTCTGCGTGAAAAAAATATTTAATTTCAGTATATTTGTGGTTAATTATTCCTTCTCTTCTGCTGGCTGGGTAATAGCTTGACAATATCCAATTAGAGTATCAATACGCTCCTCAATAGTTTTCAATCTAGCTTGTGATGTTGTTAATTGCTTTGCACCTTGGAGAAACATCATATCTACTTCCAATAGCCGCAACTGCTTACTTATTTCCGTTTTATAGGATTGTTCTCGTGAATTAGCATCAACCAAAGGAACAATTTGCTGGCTAAAAAACGCCTGTAATTTGGCTAAATGCGGACGTAACTCCCCCGCACTGAGTTTACCTGCTGTTACATTAGTCCGAAACTCATCTAGAAATGTTGCCAATTCCTGATATTTATCACAATTAAAAGACATCTGTTGCTAGTTAAGATAGTATTAATGTCAAGAAAAATTTCTTATATCCCCAAGCTTTCCATTGTTCCTGCTCCAAATCACAAGTCTCAAATCTTATTTTGAGGCTTGGTTTACCGTCAATAGGTTTTTATGATTATGTTTGAAAGAAACCTACAATGGATGATGACCACAGGCAGTTAGGACATCATCTCTCCAACCTTGTCTCTAAACTTTCAGTTAACAGCATCTACTTATAGAAATGCTGTCATTTTTGCTTATCTCTTACACCTATCCACAAATTACCTTTTTTATTTTATGAGTAGTGTAGCCGTCAAACCTCCTGTTGATGTTGTTCTCCCAGACTGGCTTAACAAATGTTTAATTGCACCGCCAGCGCCTATACTTACGGAGGAAGAAGACCGAACGTATAACGGTAATGCCTTAATTTGTCGAGCTTTTCAGTTTGCATATCAACTGCATGGGGGTCAAATTCGGAAATCGGGAGAACCTTATATTGCCCATCCTGTTGCTGTAGCGGAAATACTCCGTGAATTAGGTGGTAGTCCTGCTATGATAGCAGCCGGTTTACTTCATGATGTAGTGGAAGATACAGAAGTTACAAGTGAAGATATAGAAGCACGTTTTGGACCAGAAGTAAAACTATTGGTAGAAGGTGTTACCAAGCTGTCGAAAATTAATTTTACTAGCAAAACCGAAAGTCAGGCAGAAAATTTCCGGCGAATGTTTTTGGCTATGGCGCAAGATATTCGGGTGATTGTGGTGAAACTGGCAGACCGTTTGCATAATATGCGGACTCTCCAATATATGTCAGAAGCTAGTCGTCAACGTAGCGCCCAAGAAACGCGAGATATTTTTGCACCTTTGGCGAATCGCTTAGGGATTTGGCAAATTAAGTGGGAATTAGAGGATTTAGCATTTAAATATTTAGAACCAGATGCTTATCGAGAAACTCAGAAATGTGTGGCGGAAAAACGCACGGCACGGGAAGAAAAGTTACTCAAAGCTACGGATACTTTGCGCCGTCGGTTACTCAAGGCAGGTATTAATTGTTTAGAAATTAGTGGTCGTCCTAAACACCTTTATAGCATTTATCAAAAAATGCAGCGGCAGCAAAAGGAATTTCATGAAATTTACGACTTGGCGGCGCTGCGAATTATTGTCCAAACTAATGAAGAATGCTATCGCGCTTTGGCTGTTGTTCATGATTCTTTTCGTCCTATCCCTGGTAGATTTAAGGATTACATTGGATTGCCGAAGCCAAACCATTATCAGTCTTTGCATACGGGGGTAATTGGCTTAACTGGCCGCCCGTTGGAGGTGCAAATTCGGACTTTGGAAATGCACCATATTGCGGAATATGGTATTGCTGCCCATTGGAAGTATAAGGAAACTGGGGGTTCTGAAAATACTCCTGTGACAAGCACTGATGAAAAGTTTACTTGGTTAAGGCAGTTGCTAGATTGGCAAAGTGATTTAAAAGATGCTCAGGAATACTTAGATAGTGTTAAGGATAATCTATTTGAAGATGATGTTTATGTCTTCACCCCAAAGGGGGATGTTGTTCCTTTAAGTCCTGGTTCTACAAGTATTGATTTTGCTTATCGGATTCATACTGAGGTGGGAAACCACTGTGCGGGGGCGCGAGTTAATGGTCGCATTGTGCCTTTGTCCACACGATTGCATAA harbors:
- the queG gene encoding tRNA epoxyqueuosine(34) reductase QueG, whose amino-acid sequence is MNEYISINSTEVKAKAKELGFQEVGIAAAGDLETTETEKLHAWLKMGYHADMEWMKNPKREDISLVMPEVRSLISVALNYYTPHQRPSGEEYGKISRYAWGRDYHKVMHKKLKELATWLESLGENVKTRYYADTGPVQDKVWAQKAGIGWIAKNGNVITRKYGSWVFLAEILTNLELESDRPSTQHCGTCTRCLQACPTGAITAPFIVDANRCIAYHTIENRAEELPANITPHLQGWIAGCDICQDICPWNQRFAQTTNVNDFQPYPGNLAPKLVELAQISNEEWDRRFTASALRRIKPEMLRRNARANLDKSRHNNDPESNNF
- a CDS encoding HAD-IA family hydrolase — its product is MTQKVIIFDFDGTIADTVDALVTIANRLALEFGYVPINSQELVLLRNLTAREIIKYSGVSLFKIPFMVKKVKGELKHKIPELKPIEGINTALIEFHNQGYHLGIITSNSQENVNQFLKCHNLDYLFDFIYSGVTIFGKTTIINNVLRQKNFKPEAVIYVGDETRDIESAKKANIKVIAVSWGFNSAEALSQQNPDFLIHHPSELLAVMKSC
- the recA gene encoding recombinase RecA, whose translation is MAANTETSGKQKALNIVLGQIERSFGKGAIMRLGDATRMKVETISTGALTLDLALGGGLPKGRVIEIYGPESSGKTTIALHALAEVQRNGGIAAFVDAEHALDPTYAAALGVDIDNLLVSQPDNGESALEIVDQLVRSAAVDIVVIDSVAALVPRAEIEGDMGDIHVGLQARLMSQALRKITGNIGKSGCTVLFINQLRQKIGVTYGSPETTTGGNALKFYASVRLDIRRIQTLKKGTDEFGNRVKVKVAKNKVAPPFRIAEFDIIFGKGVSTIGCLVDIAEETGVLLRKGAWYSYSGENISQGRDNAIKYLEEKPEFAAKVKEQVLEKLDKGAVVSANSVVQPHDIEEEEEIELEE
- a CDS encoding DUF1818 family protein — its product is MERVIKSGAGWRIGWNPDAPEFKGLVGTQDWALELTEAELTEFCRLFNQLADTMKHLATELMDEEKIACEAESDLLWMEVEGYAHAYNLRFILNTGRGAEGKWEASAVAELLPAIRMLKVF
- a CDS encoding family 10 glycosylhydrolase, coding for MSDFNWKFLRVVLSWQGLFTVIITNCLLILNLAIKPTIAQNGQDCWLSSKATQEKENLRLLALKGNKEAENRYQKLLKQHTQELKTCRSQTWPQTQAIWLRLYPCDIEPGAVDQIMDRIVNQGYNQVYLEVFYDGRVLLPAATNSTVWPAVVRLPGAEKFDLLALAIKKGQQRGLKVYAWMFTTNFGYTYAQRTDRQSAIARNGKNQTSLSVVEDSSQVFIDPYNTQAKTDYYRMVQQVIRRRPDGILFDYVRYPRQTGIDSIATKVHDLWLFTPATQEVLFSRAKNAKGLELIRRFLTRGYVSAGDIAEIDKRYPQEDEPLWEGRIPARKQKSLPSPEEKQRVLQLDLWLLSVAHAMQGIVDFITLASYPAKQQGIPAGAVFFPEGNQALGQGYDSRLQPWDKFPSTLEWHPMSYANCGNASCIVAQVQQVLKMAQPGTKVIPALAGKWGESISNRPPLEVQMQALRQLSPQIKGVSHFAYSWQHPEHDGERKSCNVR
- the trxA gene encoding thioredoxin, coding for MSSITNVTEATFKQEVLESQTPVLVDFWAPWCGPCKMLSPVVEEVAAEYEGQVKVVKLNADQNPTVASHYGIRSIPTLMIFKGGRQIKTVVGAVPKTTLATTLDKYVDSMQ
- the patD gene encoding heterocyst frequency control protein PatD, with the translated sequence MSFNCDKYQELATFLDEFRTNVTAGKLSAGELRPHLAKLQAFFSQQIVPLVDANSREQSYKTEISKQLRLLEVDMMFLQGAKQLTTSQARLKTIEERIDTLIGYCQAITQPAEEKE
- a CDS encoding RelA/SpoT family protein, which translates into the protein MSSVAVKPPVDVVLPDWLNKCLIAPPAPILTEEEDRTYNGNALICRAFQFAYQLHGGQIRKSGEPYIAHPVAVAEILRELGGSPAMIAAGLLHDVVEDTEVTSEDIEARFGPEVKLLVEGVTKLSKINFTSKTESQAENFRRMFLAMAQDIRVIVVKLADRLHNMRTLQYMSEASRQRSAQETRDIFAPLANRLGIWQIKWELEDLAFKYLEPDAYRETQKCVAEKRTAREEKLLKATDTLRRRLLKAGINCLEISGRPKHLYSIYQKMQRQQKEFHEIYDLAALRIIVQTNEECYRALAVVHDSFRPIPGRFKDYIGLPKPNHYQSLHTGVIGLTGRPLEVQIRTLEMHHIAEYGIAAHWKYKETGGSENTPVTSTDEKFTWLRQLLDWQSDLKDAQEYLDSVKDNLFEDDVYVFTPKGDVVPLSPGSTSIDFAYRIHTEVGNHCAGARVNGRIVPLSTRLHNGDIVDIITQKNCHPSLDWLNFVSTSAAKYRIKQWYKRSRREENVARGRDLLEKELGKTGFENLLKSDAMHTVAEKCNYHSVEDLLAGLGYGEITSNLALNRWREVVKARQPVSDVVPFIPKEPAPKSSRDTSLITSRASDSPIIGMEGLVHHIAGCCTPIPGEAIVGVVTRGRGISIHRQGCHNVDPIEYERLVPVRWNLAMENRSRPHTYPVNVQIEAMDRVGVLKDVLSRLSDQGINVRHAQVKTCLGQPALMDLGIDVRDCSQLEHLFVQLKKMSDILNIRRVCEAEDCG